Proteins from a genomic interval of Capsicum annuum cultivar UCD-10X-F1 chromosome 4, UCD10Xv1.1, whole genome shotgun sequence:
- the LOC107868548 gene encoding uncharacterized sugar kinase slr0537 isoform X1 — protein sequence MGVEIRRATINGENHSESGNTGAPVVLGLQPFALVDHIAKVDWSLLSQIPGEPGGSFPVAVEELKHILNELNAHILPSTDNESLLKTIAGGSVANTIRGLAAGFGISSGIIGACGDDEEGKLFMSNMGFYKVDLSRLRLKNGTTAQCVCLVDEVGNRTMRPCLSGSVKVQVDELKREDFKGSKWLVLRYAILNIEVIKAAIKIAKEEGLFVSLDLASFEMVRKFKSPLIELLESGNIDLCFANEDEATELLRGEEKADPNAALEFLAKHCKWAVVTLAQKGCIAKHEKEFARVPAIGEAKLTDATGAGDLFASGFLYGLVRGLSLEECCRVGSCSGGSVIRSLGGEVTPENWQWMYKQMQAKGLQLPELSKSAVVN from the exons ATGGGAGTTGAAATTAGACGAGCTACCATTAATGGTGAAAATCACAGTGAAAGTGGTAACACAGGTGCACCAGTTGTACTTGGGCTTCAACCATTTGCTCTTGTAGACCATATAGCTAAAGTTGATTGGTCCCTTCTCTCCCAAATTCCTGGTGAACCTGGTGGCTCTTTCCCT GTTGCAGTTGAAGAGTTGAAGCATATACTCAACGAGCTCAACGCCCATATCCTTCCTTCTACTGACAATGAATCTCTATTGAAGACTATAGCTGGAGGTAGTGTTGCAAATACAATTAGAGGGTTGGCTGCTGGCTTTGGGATTAGTAGTGGGATCATTGGGGCTTGTGGCGACGATGAAGAAGGTAAATTATTTATGAGCAACATGGGCTTTTACAAAGTGGATCTCTCAAGATTGAGATTGAAGAATGGAACTACGGCTCAG TGTGTTTGTCTGGTTGACGAAGTTGGCAATCGTACCATGCGGCCCTGTTTGTCTGGCTCTGTGAAAGTTCAG GTAGATGAACTGAAAAGAGAGGACTTCAAAGGTTCCAAG TGGTTGGTATTGAGATATGCCATCCTGAATATTGAAGTTATTAAGGCGGCCATCAAAATAGCAAAGGAAGAAGGCCTTTTTGTTTCGTTAGATCTAGCCAGCTTTGAG ATGGTGAGGAAGTTTAAATCACCTCTAATTGAATTATTGGAGTCGGGAAACATCGACCTTTGCTTTGCAAATGAGGATGAAGCAACTGAGCTTCTAAG GGGTGAAGAGAAAGCAGATCCTAATGCAGCACTTGAATTTTTGGCTAAACATTGCAAGTGGGCTGTTGTCACCTTAGCCCAAAAGGGGTGCATTGCAAAACATGAGAAAGAG TTTGCCCGTGTTCCAGCAATTGGCGAGGCAAAACTTACTGACGCTACAGGTGCCGGAGATCTGTTTGCAAGTGGGTTTTTGTATGGATTGGTAAGGGGACTGTCACTGGAGGAATGTTGTCGGGTAGGTTCTTGCAGCGGTGGGTCTGTGATTCGATCTCTAGGAGGTGAGGTAACACCTGAAAATTGGCAATGGATGTACAAACAAATGCAGGCCAAGGGACTCCAGCTTCCAGAGCTAAGCAAATCCGCTGTTGTGAATTAG
- the LOC107868548 gene encoding uncharacterized protein LOC107868548 isoform X2: MGVEIRRATINGENHSESGNTGAPVVLGLQPFALVDHIAKVDWSLLSQIPGEPGGSFPVAVEELKHILNELNAHILPSTDNESLLKTIAGGSVANTIRGLAAGFGISSGIIGACGDDEEGKLFMSNMGFYKVDLSRLRLKNGTTAQCVCLVDEVGNRTMRPCLSGSVKVQVDELKREDFKGSKWLVLRYAILNIEVIKAAIKIAKEEGLFVSLDLASFEFARVPAIGEAKLTDATGAGDLFASGFLYGLVRGLSLEECCRVGSCSGGSVIRSLGGEVTPENWQWMYKQMQAKGLQLPELSKSAVVN; this comes from the exons ATGGGAGTTGAAATTAGACGAGCTACCATTAATGGTGAAAATCACAGTGAAAGTGGTAACACAGGTGCACCAGTTGTACTTGGGCTTCAACCATTTGCTCTTGTAGACCATATAGCTAAAGTTGATTGGTCCCTTCTCTCCCAAATTCCTGGTGAACCTGGTGGCTCTTTCCCT GTTGCAGTTGAAGAGTTGAAGCATATACTCAACGAGCTCAACGCCCATATCCTTCCTTCTACTGACAATGAATCTCTATTGAAGACTATAGCTGGAGGTAGTGTTGCAAATACAATTAGAGGGTTGGCTGCTGGCTTTGGGATTAGTAGTGGGATCATTGGGGCTTGTGGCGACGATGAAGAAGGTAAATTATTTATGAGCAACATGGGCTTTTACAAAGTGGATCTCTCAAGATTGAGATTGAAGAATGGAACTACGGCTCAG TGTGTTTGTCTGGTTGACGAAGTTGGCAATCGTACCATGCGGCCCTGTTTGTCTGGCTCTGTGAAAGTTCAG GTAGATGAACTGAAAAGAGAGGACTTCAAAGGTTCCAAG TGGTTGGTATTGAGATATGCCATCCTGAATATTGAAGTTATTAAGGCGGCCATCAAAATAGCAAAGGAAGAAGGCCTTTTTGTTTCGTTAGATCTAGCCAGCTTTGAG TTTGCCCGTGTTCCAGCAATTGGCGAGGCAAAACTTACTGACGCTACAGGTGCCGGAGATCTGTTTGCAAGTGGGTTTTTGTATGGATTGGTAAGGGGACTGTCACTGGAGGAATGTTGTCGGGTAGGTTCTTGCAGCGGTGGGTCTGTGATTCGATCTCTAGGAGGTGAGGTAACACCTGAAAATTGGCAATGGATGTACAAACAAATGCAGGCCAAGGGACTCCAGCTTCCAGAGCTAAGCAAATCCGCTGTTGTGAATTAG
- the LOC107866985 gene encoding gamma carbonic anhydrase 2, mitochondrial: MGTLGKAIYSLGAMVRATGQALDRVGNRLQGSYYLEEHLSRHRTLMNIFDKAPVVDKDVFVAPGASVIGDVHVGRNSSIWYGCVLRGDVNSISVGSGTNIQDNSLVHVAKSNISQKVLPTIIGNNVTVGHSAVVHGCTIEDEAFIGMGATLLDGVHVEKHAMVAAGALVKQNTRIPSGEIWAGNPAKFLRKLTDEEIAFIAQSATNYCNLARVHAAENSKSFDEIEFEKMLRKKYAKSDEEYDSMIGVVREIPPELVLPDNILPEKTAKSIVQ, from the exons ATGGGAACCCTTGGGAAAGCAATATACTCCCTTGGAGCCATGGTTCGTGCGACCGGCCAAGCACTTGATCGCGTCGGCAATCGCCTTCAAGGCAGCTACTACTTAGAAGAACACT TGTCCAGGCATCGAACTCTTATGAACATATTTGATAAAGCTCCAGTGGTGGATAAGGATGTATTTGTAGCTCCAGGTGCTTCAGTCATTGGAGACGTCCATGTGGGACGCAATTCATCTATTTGGTACGGATGTGTGCTAAGAG GTGATGTTAACAGTATCAGTGTCGGATCTGGTACCAATATACAGGACAATTCCCTTGTTCATGTGGCCAAATCAAATATAAGTCAAAAGGTGCTGCCCACCATTATAGGGAACAATGTCACTGTTG GTCATAGTGCTGTTGTACATGGCTGCACCATTGAGGATGAGGCCTTTATTGGTATGGGAGCCACACTGCTTGatggtgtccatgttgaaaaACATGCCATGGTTGCTGCAGGAGCCCTTGTGAAACAGAACACAAGGATTCCCTCCGGAGAG ATATGGGCAGGCAATCCAGCAAAGTTTTTGAGGAAGTTAACGGATGAAGAGATAGCCTTCATTGCCCAGTCGGCAACCAATTACTGTAACCTCGCTCGAGTTCATGCAGCTGAGAATTCCAAATCCTTTGacgaaattgaatttgaaaagatgCTCCGTAAGAAGTATGCCAAAAGTGATGAGGAATATGATTCTATGATTGGTGTTGTCCGTGAAATACCTCCCGAGCTTGTACTTCCTGATAATATTCTCCCTGAAAAAACTGCAAAGAGCATCGTCCAATGA
- the LOC107866987 gene encoding phenylcoumaran benzylic ether reductase TP7, producing the protein MAEKIKALIIGGTGYIGKFVVEASAKSEHPTFALVRDTTVSDPVKGKIVESFKNLGVSIVNGDLYDHESLVKAMKQVDVVISTVGMRLLADQVKIIAAIKEAGNIKRFFPSEFGMDVDKLNAVEPAKSMFALKVQIRRAIEAEGIPYTYVSCNYFAGYFLPNLVQPGATAPPRDKVIIPGDGNVRVIVFNEEHDIGTYTVKAVDDPRALNKTLYIKPPKNILSFNELVAIWEKLIGKTLEKIYIPEEQILKDIQTSPIPINVILALNYSAFVKGDQTNFGIEPSFGVEASELYPDVKYTTVEEYVSRFV; encoded by the exons ATGGCTGAGAAAATCAAAGCTTTGATCATTGGAGGAACTGGCTATATTGGTAAATTTGTTGTGGAAGCAAGTGCAAAATCTGAACATCCAACTTTTGCATTAGTTAGAGACACCACAGTTTCTGACCCTGTTAAGGGTAAAATTGTTGAGAGTTTCAAGAATTTGGGTGTCAGTATTGTCAAT ggtgatttgtatgatcatGAGAGTTTGGTGAAGGCTATGAAACAAGTAGATGTGGTGATATCAACTGTGGGTATGAGGCTATTGGCTGATCAAGTTAAGATCATTGCTGCTATCAAAGAAGCTGGCAATATTAAG AGATTCTTCCCTTCGGAGTTTGGTATGGATGTCGATAAGTTGAACGCTGTGGAGCCAGCAAAGTCTATGTTTGCTTTGAAAGTTCAAATCCGTAGAGCTATTGAGGCTGAAGGAATTCCTTATACTTATGTCTCATGCAACTATTTTGCTGGTTATTTCTTACCAAATTTGGTTCAGCCAGGGGCCACTGCTCCTCCTCGAGACAAAGTCATCATTCCTGGTGATGGAAATGTAAGGGTAA TTGTTTTCAATGAAGAACATGACATTGGCACCTACACCGTTAAGGCTGTTGATGACCCGAGAGCATTGAACAAGACCCTCTACATCAAGCCTCCCAAGAATATCTTATCGTTCAACGAGCTTGTGGCTATATGGGAGAAATTGATTGGTAAAACTCTAGAGAAAATCTACATTCCTGAGGAGCAAATTCTCAAGGACATCCAGA CATCTCCAATCCCAATCAATGTCATACTAGCACTCAACTACTCAGCATTTGTGAAGGGTGATCAAACCAATTTTGGGATCGAGCCATCGTTTGGGGTTGAGGCCTCAGAACTTTATCCAGATGTCAAGTACACCACAGTGGAGGAGTACGTTAGTCGCTTTGTCTAA